The Manis javanica isolate MJ-LG chromosome 6, MJ_LKY, whole genome shotgun sequence genome contains a region encoding:
- the LOC108385984 gene encoding caspase-13 isoform X6, with translation MAGDNRNRNPLKNLESLGKELCTGILYSLLEKNVLNLTEKEKDKFYDAELKDKVRVFADTMQQKGHQVEKVIVQTFLNKDNSVSVKAPANVATGPDELKESTDILKLCPPEEFLKLYKERAEEIYPIKEKQDRTRLALIICNTQFDHLSLRNGADLDVTGMKGLLEGLGYSVHVAENLTAKDMEAVLQAFATRPEHRSSDSTFLVLMSHGILDGICGTTHRDDKPDVLPYDTIFRIFNNRNCLSLKDKPKVIIVQACRGANRGELWVSDSPVTSADSSSQPSEHLEEDAVYKTHVEKDFIAFCSSTPHNVSWRDITKGSLFIAQLITCFQKYSWRYHLEEVFRKVQQSFEKPHVKAQMPTIERLSMTRYFYLFPGN, from the exons GAGACAACCGCAACAGAAACCCCCTTAAGAATTTGGAATCTTTGGGCAAAGAACTCTGTACTGGCATTTTGTACAGCTtgttggaaaaaaatgtcttgaatttgacggaaaaagaaaaggacaaattttATGATGCTGAATTGAAAGACAAGGTCCGGGTCTTTGCAGACACTATGCAACAGAAAGGCCATCAAGTAGAAAAAGTCATCGTCCAAACCTTCCTTAATAAGGACAACTCCGTAAGTGTAAAAG CTCCTGCAAATGTGGCAACTGGACCAGATGAGTTAAAAGAATCAACAGATATTCTCAAGCTATGTCCTCCTGAAGAGTTCCTGAAACTGTATAAAGAAAGAGCTGAAGAG ATCTATCCAATCAAGGAGAAACAGGATCGCACTCGTCTGGCTCTTATCATATGCAATACCCAGTTTGACCATCTTTCTCTCAGGAATGGGGCTGACCTTGATGTCACAGGGATGAAGGGGCTGCTTGAGGGCCTGGGCTACAGTGTGCACGTGGCAGAGAACCTCACTGCCAAG GATATGGAAGCAGTGTTGCAGGCATTCGCTACCCGCCCGGAGCACAGGTCTTCCGACAGCACCTTCCTCGTGCTCATGTCTCACGGCATCCTGGATGGAATCTGCGGCACCACGCATCGGGATGACAAGCCAGATGTGCTGCCCTATGACACCATCTTTCGAATATTCAACAACCGCAACTGCCTCAGTCTAAAGGACAAACCCAAGGTCATCATCGTCCAGGCCTGCAGAGGTG CAAATCGTGGGGAATTGTGGGTGAGTGACTCTCCAGTGACCTCGGCAGACAGTTCTTCCCAGCCTTCTGAGCATCTGGAGGAGGATGCTGTTTACAAGACCCACGTGGAGAAGGACTTCATTGCTTTCTGCTCCTCAACCCCAC ACAATGTATCCTGGAGAGACATCACAAAGGGGTCTCTCTTCATCGCGCAGCTCATCACATGCTTCCAAAAATACTCATGGCGCTATCACCTAGAGGAAGTATTTCGGAAG GTACAACAATCATTTGAAAAACCACATGTTAAAGCTCAGATGCCCACCATTGAACGACTATCCATGACAAGATATTTCTACCTGTTTCCTGGCAATTGA